From a single Petrotoga sp. 9PW.55.5.1 genomic region:
- the leuS gene encoding leucine--tRNA ligase produces MTTNYNPQDIEKKWQKIWEEKDVFKASIDNYERKFYDLVMFPYPSGTLHVGHVKNYVIGDVLARYKRMRGFNVMHPFGFDAFGLPAENAAIEKGNIHPEDWTMQNINIIREQIKRLGISYDWDREVITCKEDYYKWTQWLFIQLYKNGLAYKKKAPVNWCPNCMTVLANEQVVNGKCERCGTTVEIRHLEQWYLKITDYAEKLLNDIEKLTGWPENVKTMQKNWIGKSTGAEVEFKIDGNDKTLKVFTTRPDTLWGVTFMALAPESPLVEELTTPENHEKVEEFLRKVSLQDRFKRAAEGTEKEGVFTGNYAINPVNNEKIPIYVANYILYEYGTGAIMAVPAHDQRDYEFAVKYNLPIRVVINSSEDTSTEETLKEAYTGEGKLVNSGEFTGLDNKEAIEKISSWLEINNIGKVVTQYKLRDWLISRQRYWGAPIPIIYCENCGTVPVPEEDLPVKLPRDVKFEPTGKSPLIDHPYFKEVNCPKCGAKATREVDTMDTFVDSSWYYLRYINAKLEEKPFEKKDVNRWLPVDQYIGGVEHAILHLLYSRFITKVLKDLGEIDFDEPFKNLFTQGMIYRNGAKMSKSKGNVVSPDEMIKKYGTDSLRTYILFMAPPERDAEWNDSGIEGAYRFLNKVWNNYMRIIDKISSYELVNDYNLEEKQEKDLRRKLHQTIAKITNDIEGNFQFNTAVSSLMELLNDFSDYLNNMPETKWNKNLLREFSENFLLMLSPIAPHISEELWKILGKESLIVESDWPEIDKNALKAEEITLAVQVNGKLRSQITIDINMNKDEIEKIALSDDKIRKYTSGNKIAKVIYVPRKIINIVIKN; encoded by the coding sequence GTGACAACTAATTATAATCCTCAAGATATCGAAAAAAAGTGGCAGAAAATTTGGGAAGAAAAAGATGTATTTAAAGCTTCAATTGATAATTATGAAAGAAAATTCTACGATTTGGTGATGTTTCCATATCCTTCAGGAACATTACATGTTGGACATGTGAAAAATTATGTTATAGGAGATGTTTTAGCCAGATACAAAAGGATGAGAGGGTTCAACGTTATGCATCCGTTTGGTTTTGATGCATTTGGACTTCCTGCAGAAAACGCCGCAATAGAAAAAGGCAACATTCATCCTGAGGATTGGACCATGCAAAATATTAATATTATTAGAGAACAGATTAAGCGATTAGGAATAAGTTATGATTGGGATAGAGAAGTAATTACATGCAAAGAAGATTATTATAAATGGACTCAATGGTTGTTTATACAATTATATAAAAATGGGTTAGCTTACAAAAAGAAAGCACCAGTGAACTGGTGCCCAAATTGTATGACAGTTCTTGCCAACGAGCAAGTTGTTAACGGTAAATGCGAAAGATGTGGAACAACGGTTGAAATTCGACATTTAGAACAATGGTACTTAAAAATAACTGATTATGCAGAAAAATTATTAAACGATATCGAAAAACTAACTGGCTGGCCTGAAAATGTTAAAACTATGCAAAAAAATTGGATAGGTAAAAGTACAGGAGCTGAAGTTGAATTTAAAATCGATGGTAATGATAAAACTTTAAAAGTTTTTACTACTAGACCTGATACATTATGGGGAGTAACATTTATGGCTCTTGCGCCAGAATCCCCATTGGTAGAAGAATTAACCACCCCAGAAAACCATGAAAAAGTTGAAGAGTTTTTAAGAAAAGTTAGTTTACAAGATCGTTTTAAAAGAGCTGCTGAAGGTACTGAAAAAGAAGGTGTGTTTACAGGAAATTATGCAATAAATCCAGTAAATAATGAAAAAATACCTATATACGTTGCGAATTATATATTATATGAATACGGTACTGGTGCAATAATGGCGGTCCCTGCCCATGATCAGCGTGATTATGAATTTGCTGTTAAGTATAACCTTCCCATAAGGGTTGTTATAAATTCTTCAGAAGATACTTCAACTGAAGAAACACTAAAAGAAGCTTACACAGGAGAAGGAAAACTTGTCAATTCTGGCGAATTTACTGGATTGGATAATAAAGAGGCAATAGAGAAAATATCCTCATGGTTAGAAATAAACAATATTGGAAAAGTTGTTACTCAGTATAAATTAAGAGATTGGTTAATTTCTAGACAAAGATATTGGGGAGCACCGATTCCCATAATCTATTGTGAAAATTGTGGGACTGTTCCAGTCCCAGAAGAAGACCTTCCTGTAAAATTACCAAGGGATGTAAAATTTGAACCTACCGGGAAAAGTCCTCTAATAGACCATCCTTATTTTAAAGAAGTTAATTGTCCAAAATGCGGAGCTAAAGCCACAAGGGAAGTAGACACAATGGACACCTTTGTCGATAGTTCTTGGTATTATTTGAGATATATAAATGCAAAATTGGAAGAAAAACCATTTGAAAAAAAAGATGTAAACAGATGGTTGCCAGTTGATCAATACATTGGTGGAGTAGAACACGCGATTCTTCATCTTTTGTATTCAAGGTTTATAACAAAAGTCTTAAAAGACTTGGGAGAAATTGATTTTGACGAACCTTTCAAAAACTTATTTACACAAGGCATGATTTACAGAAATGGCGCAAAGATGTCTAAATCAAAGGGTAACGTAGTTTCTCCTGACGAAATGATCAAAAAATATGGAACTGATTCTTTAAGAACTTATATTTTGTTTATGGCACCACCTGAACGGGATGCAGAATGGAACGATTCTGGTATAGAGGGAGCTTATAGATTCTTAAATAAAGTTTGGAATAATTATATGAGAATTATAGATAAAATTTCTTCTTATGAATTGGTTAATGATTATAATTTAGAAGAAAAACAAGAGAAAGATTTAAGGAGAAAGCTACACCAAACAATAGCAAAAATAACCAACGATATTGAAGGAAACTTCCAGTTTAATACAGCTGTAAGTTCGCTCATGGAACTATTGAACGATTTCAGTGATTATCTAAACAATATGCCTGAAACAAAATGGAATAAAAACCTTTTAAGAGAATTTTCTGAAAATTTCTTATTGATGCTTTCACCTATTGCTCCTCATATAAGTGAAGAATTATGGAAGATATTGGGTAAAGAAAGTTTAATAGTTGAATCTGATTGGCCAGAAATTGACAAAAATGCCTTGAAAGCAGAAGAAATTACATTGGCTGTTCAGGTCAACGGAAAGTTGAGATCCCAAATAACAATAGACATAAACATGAATAAAGATGAAATAGAAAAAATCGCGTTAAGTGACGATAAAATTCGAAAATACACTTCTGGAAATAAAATAGCAAAAGTAATTTATGTGCCAAGAAAAATAATAAATATTGTAATCAAAAACTAA
- a CDS encoding sigma-70 family RNA polymerase sigma factor yields MSRHIYKLRALNLNRLIELSQIGDNQALGIILEKFEPMVKSIVSKYYGTWLEFEDFLQIGLVGLIQAVYNFKKDANTKFSSFAYMNISSEVKSFITYLNRNKHKVLTEALSMESTDENFTENADYYIQSVNPDKRDYLKEYFISKSLEELEKHETEIVELWLKGYTYKEISKQLKTTTKKVDNTIQKIKKVLEKKTEEYEKILDIFGGRYEI; encoded by the coding sequence ATGAGTAGGCATATCTACAAGCTTAGAGCCTTGAATTTAAATAGACTTATCGAACTTTCACAAATAGGAGATAACCAAGCCCTTGGCATAATATTAGAAAAATTTGAACCTATGGTGAAGTCTATAGTGTCAAAATATTATGGTACTTGGTTAGAATTCGAAGATTTTTTACAAATAGGTTTGGTTGGTTTAATTCAAGCGGTATATAATTTCAAGAAGGATGCCAATACAAAGTTCTCTAGTTTTGCATATATGAATATCTCATCAGAAGTGAAATCTTTTATAACTTATTTGAATCGTAATAAACATAAGGTGCTTACAGAAGCTTTGAGTATGGAAAGTACTGATGAAAATTTTACAGAAAACGCAGATTATTATATACAAAGTGTTAACCCAGATAAAAGAGATTATCTTAAAGAATACTTTATCTCTAAAAGCCTTGAAGAACTTGAAAAACATGAAACAGAGATTGTAGAATTATGGTTAAAAGGTTATACTTACAAAGAAATAAGTAAACAACTAAAAACAACAACAAAGAAAGTTGACAATACTATTCAAAAAATAAAAAAAGTACTTGAGAAAAAAACAGAAGAGTATGAAAAGATACTAGATATATTTGGAGGCAGATATGAAATTTAA